Sequence from the Candidatus Limnocylindria bacterium genome:
ATTGCAGACGGAGGACGAGCTGCGTCCCGCCCTGCAGGTCGAGGCCGAGGTGCGTCTTGATCTCTTGATTGACCTGGAAGTCGCCGATCTTCAGGCAGATGCCCGGACAATTGAAGGGGAAGGAGAACTGGTGCTTCGGGATATCCACGAAGATCGCGAGCACCGCCACGAGCGCGACCAACCAGGAACTCAGGCGCATCTCTTTTGAGCTATTCCTCCGGGCGTGAAAAGAGCGCCACTCGGGCGCTCAACGTCACCAGTATAGGTGACGGAGCGTGCATGCGACGCCTACGTCGCGGGCTTTTCGCGTGAGGCCGCGAGCCGCTCGCGCGCCTCGCGCATCTCGCGATCGAACGCGGACTCGTTCGGGTCGCTCGGCGCACTTGCCGGGATCGCCGCCGGAGCGGGCTCGGCGACGGGCTTCGGCGCGCTCTGCGCAGGCTTCTCCAGGTACTTGTCCGCCTGGAGGAACTCCTCGCGGAATTCATCGGAGGTGCGGCGGAGGTCGCCGACAACGCGGCCAACGTCGCGCGCGACGCGTGGCAGCCTTTCTGGTCCAAGGACCAGCAGCGCGACGATGAGAACAAGGATCAGCTCCTCCGGGCCTATCCCGAACATCAGCGGTGCTCCACAGCTGCGCCGCGCGCGGCATTCGCCGCGTCGCGAAGCGTGCGTGCCGCGGACGCGGCGGCGGTCTCGAAGTCCGCTCCCGAGGAGGCGTATGTAACCGAACGCGATGCGGACGGGAGCACCCCACCGCCGCGCGCGTCGAGCGCCGCGCGGATGGCGGTCGCGACGTCACCGCCCTGGCTGCCGACCCCGGGCATGAGGAAGAGGCGATCGGGCGCGAGCTCCCGGATGCGACGCGCCTCTCCCGGATAGGTCGCGCCGACGACGAAGCCGCAGGACCCGGCAACGAACGATGCGACGCTGCGCTCGACGACACGTTCGTACAACGGTCGCCCTTCGACCATGAGGTCCTGGACATCTCCCGCGCCGGGATTGCTCGTTCGAGCGAGCACCAACGCGTAGCGCCCGGCCCGGCAGAACGGCTCGATGCTGTCCATGCCGACATATGGCGCGACGGTCACCGCGTCGGCGTGGAACGAGTCGAACAGCGCGTCAGCGTATGCGGCGGATGTGTTCGGGACGTCGCCACGCTTCGCGTCGAGCACGACGGGGATATCGTCGGGGATCGCCTGGAGTGTCAGGCCGAGCACGTCGAAGGCCGCGCTCCCGTAACGCTCGTAGAACGCGAGGTTCGGCTTGTACGC
This genomic interval carries:
- the tatB gene encoding Sec-independent protein translocase protein TatB, with the protein product MFGIGPEELILVLIVALLVLGPERLPRVARDVGRVVGDLRRTSDEFREEFLQADKYLEKPAQSAPKPVAEPAPAAIPASAPSDPNESAFDREMREARERLAASREKPAT
- the pyrF gene encoding orotidine-5'-phosphate decarboxylase, which gives rise to MTFLTKLAESSRARDSIVCVGLDPEPDLIPEMLGSGPQAALRFLRRVIRATSDYACAYKPNLAFYERYGSAAFDVLGLTLQAIPDDIPVVLDAKRGDVPNTSAAYADALFDSFHADAVTVAPYVGMDSIEPFCRAGRYALVLARTSNPGAGDVQDLMVEGRPLYERVVERSVASFVAGSCGFVVGATYPGEARRIRELAPDRLFLMPGVGSQGGDVATAIRAALDARGGGVLPSASRSVTYASSGADFETAAASAARTLRDAANAARGAAVEHR